The nucleotide window AACAGCTTCTCTGGTACTGGTTCTTGGGCGTGGGCAATGTATGGTAGGCTTGATTCATCAGTGGTGGATTCAACAATGGAGTTGGAGGGGCCTggtgaggagaagaagaagcgaTGGGAGGCAAAGGCGGATGCATAGTCTTCGGCATTGGTGGCGGTAGGGTCGGGCTTGTAGGAGGAGGAGGCGGCGGAGGACTTGCTGAGGGATTTGGAGGTGGAAAACTCATTAAAGGTGTGATCATCATAGAGGGAGTTGAAGTTTCTAATGAGGGTTGatgaggtggtggtggagggtACTAATGCATGGTTATGATCATGATCTGGGAGCTGTGGGACGGGACTCATGGAATTAGGGGATTGGGGCGCGAGAGGCCATTTGATCTTTGTGAAACAAAGGTTGATGTTTCTTCCATGAGTGCTAATTGGCATCCTTCTTATTCTTGATCTGAAGGACACACAAggagaaaatgagagtgatcagatAGGTAGACAAGGTGAGAAAAAGAGCCGGGATGAAGCTCTTATTTATCTGTGTTAGTTGCGTTtcgagacagagagagagagagagtgagggagagagagattatcATATGGGTGCGGCTACCATGCCGCCCCATTTTGACCGCTGGGCGTACCGCCCAgcgtaaattcttttttttttcttttcttttatcttttcatatttttttttacatatttaaatatatttaaaaaataaaaaaaatatatcaatacatttaaaatcacttctttaattattaaataaaaaaaaaatttaaccaacAGTTAAATAAAGGTGTCATTTTGGAGAGGTAAAATAGTATTTCTCTTCTCATATATATGGCAGATGATGATCAAGTGGTGTTGTTTATAATCAAGTGGCTTTGTATTTGTGGGTtgtttatatatagtacttaggGCTCAAAGGCGACTGGAAAGCCGTAGGGGCCAGAGTCCAGACCGTGCAGAGTAAAGTGGACCACTCAAATAGTACTCAAAATTTGTTTGCGTGGCAGTTTTTCGTTTATACGTTTATTTGCCAATTCCTTAAAATAAGCAATAAAGCTGATGGGAACAGTCTagcaataatattattgaatggAAACTACTGGGGAGAATCTCACAAAGTGACcttaggtatttttttttattttttattttttatttgactcGTGCTCTCAATTCTccttcaactttcattttttctatttcttttctcaCCCCCCCTCTCCCGCCTAGTCTTCCTCCCCACACTCACTATCTCGAAGCGAGCCCTCCTCCAGACACAGATTAGTTTGTCAGTTCACCCGCACCTCATTCCCATTGAGTTTTCGACAGCCCTCTTACCACCGAATACATCTCTATATTTAGTTGTTGAgaaaatataaggaaaaattttttttacttgttgagaaaacgaaaagaaaataatatttgttctCTATTTAGTTGTTAAGAGGGAAAATCGTAACTTGTTCTTGTTGGGTTTTGagaaaatgaatggaaaataatatttgttctatgtttggttgttgagaggGAAACTCCTAATATGTTTGGTTATTGAGAAAATTACAAAGGAAAATAGAATGAatataagagagagagatcgagagagagaagTCTGTTAATGTTTGTTGTTGGTGAGGGATGGGACCGGCAATAGCGACATCAACGTTGGTTGTTTTCTAGGGCTAGCTCCGACAAATTTGTTGGCTCTTTGCTGGGGACAACCGCGTGAGTTTGCGACGAGGAAGGGAGGGGGAGGGGATTGGGGATTGGGAgggtaaagaaaaaagaaaaaaaaaaaaactaactggACGTAATA belongs to Juglans regia cultivar Chandler chromosome 8, Walnut 2.0, whole genome shotgun sequence and includes:
- the LOC108990714 gene encoding transcription repressor OFP12-like; amino-acid sequence: MPISTHGRNINLCFTKIKWPLAPQSPNSMSPVPQLPDHDHNHALVPSTTTSSTLIRNFNSLYDDHTFNEFSTSKSLSKSSAASSSYKPDPTATNAEDYASAFASHRFFFSSPGPSNSIVESTTDESSLPYIAHAQEPVPEKLFENSVAVPTYSPDPYADFRRSMQEMVEARELVDVKSNWEFLHELLLCYLALNPKSTHKFILGAFADLVIGLMSQPPGG